A genomic segment from Streptomyces antibioticus encodes:
- a CDS encoding GlxA family transcriptional regulator, giving the protein MPQEAVPAAHHRPHRVVVLALDGLIPFELGIPHRIFGRPKDAEGRPLYEVVTCSVRPPGPVRTDADFALMVEHGPETLATADTVVVPASYELGPVFERGVLTEELAAALAHIRPGTRLTSICTGVYVLAAAGLLDGRRATTHWAEADHMQRLFPRVRVDPDVLFVDDGDVLTSAGVAAGIDLCLHILRRDHGTAVANHVARYTVVPPHRDGGQAQYIARPVPDPQQSSTASARAWALARLHEPIQLRDMAGQESMSVRTFTRRFREEAGISPGQWLTQQRVERARHLLESSALSVDRIARDAGFGTAQSMRQHLQAALGVTPTAYRRTFRTESGTAVEADSGAAVRR; this is encoded by the coding sequence ATGCCGCAGGAAGCCGTTCCGGCCGCCCACCACCGCCCGCACCGCGTCGTCGTGCTCGCCCTCGACGGGCTGATCCCCTTCGAGCTGGGCATCCCGCACCGGATCTTCGGCCGCCCCAAGGACGCCGAGGGGCGGCCGCTGTACGAGGTCGTGACCTGCTCGGTCCGGCCGCCGGGGCCGGTCAGGACGGACGCCGACTTCGCCCTCATGGTCGAGCACGGACCCGAGACGCTCGCCACCGCCGACACCGTGGTCGTCCCCGCCTCCTACGAGCTGGGCCCGGTCTTCGAGCGGGGCGTGCTCACCGAGGAACTGGCCGCCGCCCTGGCCCACATCCGGCCCGGCACCCGCCTCACCTCCATCTGCACCGGCGTGTACGTGCTCGCCGCCGCCGGTCTCCTCGACGGCCGCCGCGCGACCACGCACTGGGCCGAGGCCGACCACATGCAGCGGCTCTTCCCGCGCGTGCGGGTCGACCCGGACGTGCTGTTCGTCGACGACGGGGACGTGCTGACCTCGGCCGGCGTGGCCGCCGGGATCGACCTGTGCCTGCACATCCTGCGCCGCGACCACGGCACCGCCGTCGCCAACCACGTGGCCCGCTACACCGTCGTCCCGCCGCACCGCGACGGCGGACAGGCGCAGTACATCGCACGGCCCGTGCCCGACCCCCAGCAGTCGAGCACGGCCTCGGCACGGGCCTGGGCACTGGCCCGGCTGCACGAGCCGATCCAACTGCGGGACATGGCCGGCCAGGAGTCCATGTCGGTACGCACCTTCACCCGCCGCTTCCGCGAGGAGGCCGGCATCAGCCCCGGCCAATGGCTCACCCAGCAGCGGGTGGAACGGGCCCGCCACCTGCTCGAATCCAGCGCCCTCTCCGTCGACCGCATCGCCCGCGACGCCGGCTTCGGCACGGCCCAGTCGATGCGCCAACACCTCCAGGCGGCCCTGGGCGTGACCCCGACGGCTTACCGGCGGACCTTCCGCACGGAGAGCGGTACCGCCGTCGAGGCGGACAGCGGCGCCGCCGTCAGAAGGTGA
- a CDS encoding cyclase family protein, with product MALPKEFHDIAGRVRNWGRWGADDEIGTLNLITDEVVRRAAAEIRTGRRVPLALPLREDGVQTGLIPGRINPLHTMVQINQEIFGPGTVACSDDAVTMGLQAATHWDALTHVSHSGTLYNGRPASTVTAHGGAEFSGIGTARHVVSRGVLLDVARARGVDRLPGGHAVTPEDLAAAEELAGTRVRAGDVVLVRTGQIQLYLAGDKHGYGFPSPGLSVRTPEWFHARDVAAVANDTLTFEIFPPEIEDLWLPVHALDLVEMGMLQGQNWNLEELSTACGETGRYAFLLSAMPEPFMGGTGTPVAPVAVL from the coding sequence ATGGCACTGCCGAAGGAGTTCCACGACATCGCCGGGCGCGTCCGCAACTGGGGGCGCTGGGGCGCCGACGACGAGATCGGCACCCTGAACCTGATCACCGACGAGGTGGTGCGCCGGGCCGCCGCCGAGATCCGCACCGGCCGCCGGGTGCCGCTGGCGCTGCCGCTGCGGGAGGACGGCGTGCAGACCGGGCTGATCCCGGGGCGGATCAACCCGCTGCACACGATGGTGCAGATCAACCAGGAGATCTTCGGCCCCGGCACGGTGGCGTGCAGCGACGACGCCGTGACGATGGGCCTCCAGGCGGCCACCCACTGGGACGCGCTGACCCATGTCTCGCACTCCGGGACGCTCTACAACGGCCGCCCCGCGTCCACCGTCACCGCGCACGGCGGCGCCGAGTTCAGCGGGATCGGCACGGCGCGGCACGTCGTCTCGCGCGGGGTACTGCTGGACGTGGCCCGCGCGCGGGGCGTCGACCGGCTGCCCGGCGGCCACGCGGTCACCCCGGAGGACCTGGCGGCGGCGGAGGAACTGGCGGGCACGCGCGTGCGTGCCGGTGACGTCGTGCTCGTACGGACCGGGCAGATCCAGCTCTACCTGGCCGGCGACAAGCACGGGTACGGCTTCCCCTCGCCGGGTCTGTCGGTCCGTACGCCGGAGTGGTTCCACGCGCGCGACGTGGCCGCCGTCGCCAACGACACGCTCACGTTCGAGATCTTCCCGCCGGAGATCGAGGACCTGTGGCTGCCGGTGCACGCGCTCGACCTGGTCGAGATGGGGATGCTCCAGGGCCAGAACTGGAATCTCGAAGAGTTGTCCACAGCCTGTGGAGAAACGGGCCGGTACGCGTTCCTGCTGTCGGCCATGCCCGAGCCGTTCATGGGCGGCACGGGAACGCCGGTGGCCCCCGTGGCCGTCCTGTAG
- a CDS encoding MFS transporter → MSPTSEAPAPAGARPPRKPARIHRAWFVAAVTFVTIIGAAAFRSLPSLLIDPLHQEFGWSRGTIGAAVSINLALYGLTAPFAAALMDRYGIRRVVAVALTVIAVGSGLTVWMTAAWQLLLCWGLLVGLGSGSMALAFAATVTNRWFTARRGLVSGILTAASASGQLIFLPLLSWIVTRYEWRPAAVTVALAALAVVPFVWLLLRDHPADIGVAPYGAEEFVEKPPPVTGAARRTVTVLLKAVRTGPFWLLAGTFAICGASTNGLIQTHFVPAAHDHGMPVTAAASLLAVIGVFDVVGTIASGWFTDRFEPRRLLAVYYALRGVSLLFLPLLLAPSVHPPMIFFIVFYGLDWVATVPPTLALCREQYGEDSAIVFGWVLASHQVGAALVAFLGGVARDTFGSYDVVWYASGALCAAAALMALVIRRRPAAPVPTAALPA, encoded by the coding sequence GTGTCACCGACAAGCGAAGCGCCCGCCCCGGCCGGGGCGCGGCCCCCGAGGAAGCCGGCCCGGATCCACCGCGCGTGGTTCGTCGCCGCCGTCACCTTCGTCACGATCATCGGCGCGGCCGCCTTCCGCTCGCTGCCGAGCCTCCTCATCGACCCGCTGCATCAGGAGTTCGGCTGGTCGCGCGGCACGATCGGCGCGGCCGTCTCCATCAACCTCGCGCTCTACGGGCTCACCGCGCCGTTCGCGGCCGCGCTGATGGACCGGTACGGCATCCGCCGGGTGGTCGCCGTCGCGCTGACCGTGATCGCCGTCGGCTCGGGCCTGACCGTGTGGATGACGGCCGCCTGGCAACTGCTGCTGTGCTGGGGCCTGCTGGTCGGCCTCGGCTCCGGCTCGATGGCGCTCGCCTTCGCCGCGACGGTCACCAACCGCTGGTTCACCGCACGCCGGGGCCTGGTCAGCGGCATCCTCACCGCGGCCTCCGCCTCCGGCCAACTGATCTTCCTGCCGCTGCTGTCGTGGATCGTCACCCGGTACGAGTGGCGTCCGGCGGCCGTCACCGTCGCGCTGGCCGCCCTCGCCGTCGTCCCCTTCGTCTGGCTGCTGCTGCGCGACCACCCGGCCGACATCGGCGTCGCGCCGTACGGGGCCGAGGAGTTCGTGGAGAAGCCGCCGCCGGTGACGGGCGCCGCCCGCCGCACGGTCACGGTCCTGTTGAAGGCGGTCCGCACCGGCCCGTTCTGGCTGCTCGCCGGGACCTTCGCGATCTGCGGCGCCTCCACCAACGGCCTGATCCAGACGCACTTCGTGCCGGCCGCGCACGACCACGGCATGCCGGTCACGGCGGCGGCCTCGCTGCTCGCGGTCATCGGGGTGTTCGACGTCGTCGGCACGATCGCCTCCGGCTGGTTCACCGACCGCTTCGAACCGCGCCGCCTGCTCGCCGTGTACTACGCCCTGCGCGGCGTCTCGCTGCTCTTCCTGCCCCTCCTGCTGGCCCCCTCGGTCCACCCGCCGATGATCTTCTTCATCGTCTTCTACGGCCTCGACTGGGTCGCCACCGTCCCGCCCACCCTGGCCCTGTGCCGGGAGCAGTACGGCGAGGACAGCGCCATCGTCTTCGGCTGGGTCCTGGCCTCCCACCAGGTCGGCGCCGCGCTCGTGGCCTTCCTGGGCGGCGTCGCCCGCGACACCTTCGGCTCCTACGACGTCGTCTGGTACGCCTCGGGCGCGCTGTGCGCGGCGGCGGCCCTGATGGCCCTGGTGATCCGACGGCGTCCGGCGGCCCCCGTGCCGACGGCCGCCCTGCCTGCCTGA
- a CDS encoding flavin reductase family protein, whose protein sequence is MGHAGMAAAAVRYLRARPDPRPVEALPRPELRCVRDDERAPVDRGEFRRVLSAFASGVTVITAPAGDGEPGPAGFACQSFSSLSLDPPLVAFMVGRTSTTWPRIARAGVFCVNVLGADQAALCRAFAVSGADKFAGVRHDPAPVSGAPRLTGALAWIDCAIHAVHTGGDHLIVVGRVTALGTTAGEEPPLLFHRGRFL, encoded by the coding sequence ATGGGACACGCGGGGATGGCGGCGGCGGCCGTCCGGTATCTGCGGGCGCGGCCGGATCCGCGGCCGGTCGAGGCGCTGCCCCGGCCCGAGCTGCGCTGCGTACGCGACGACGAGCGCGCGCCGGTGGACCGGGGCGAGTTCCGGCGCGTGCTGAGCGCATTCGCCTCGGGCGTCACCGTGATCACCGCCCCGGCGGGCGACGGCGAGCCGGGCCCGGCCGGGTTCGCCTGCCAGTCCTTCTCGTCCCTGTCCCTGGACCCGCCGCTGGTCGCCTTCATGGTCGGCCGTACGTCGACGACCTGGCCGCGCATCGCCCGCGCGGGCGTGTTCTGCGTCAACGTGCTGGGCGCGGACCAGGCCGCCCTGTGCCGGGCCTTCGCGGTGAGCGGCGCGGACAAGTTCGCCGGTGTCCGCCACGATCCGGCGCCCGTCTCCGGGGCGCCGCGCCTGACCGGCGCCCTCGCCTGGATCGACTGCGCGATCCACGCGGTGCACACCGGCGGCGACCATCTGATCGTGGTGGGCCGGGTGACCGCGCTCGGCACGACGGCCGGTGAGGAACCGCCACTGCTGTTCCACCGGGGGCGGTTCCTCTGA
- a CDS encoding Zn-dependent alcohol dehydrogenase, which produces MRGVLFDGKRAEVVDDLQVREPGPGEVLVAVAAAGLCHSDLSVIDGTIPFPAPVVLGHEGAGVVAEVGAGVTHVVPGDHVALSTLASCGACAECDRGRPTMCRRAIGRPGRPFTRAGRPVHQFASNSAFAERTVVKAVQAVRIPKDIPLTSAALIGCGVLTGVGAVLNRARVGFGESVVVIGAGGIGLNVLQGARLAGALRIVAVDANPGKEEVARRFGATHFFSTVDGVREVLPTGADHVFECVGRVELVRAAIDLLDRHGQAVLLGMPAATAEASFVVSSLFLDKSILGCRYGASRPQRDIALYATLYTEGRLLLDELVTRTYPVEDFEKATEDAEAGRVARGVLTF; this is translated from the coding sequence ATGCGTGGGGTGCTGTTCGACGGGAAGCGGGCCGAGGTCGTCGACGACCTCCAGGTGCGGGAGCCGGGCCCCGGGGAGGTGCTTGTCGCGGTCGCGGCGGCCGGGCTGTGCCACAGCGACCTGTCGGTGATCGACGGGACGATCCCGTTCCCCGCGCCGGTGGTCCTCGGGCACGAGGGCGCCGGGGTGGTGGCGGAGGTCGGGGCCGGGGTCACCCATGTCGTCCCGGGTGACCATGTGGCGCTGTCCACGCTGGCGAGCTGCGGGGCGTGCGCGGAGTGCGACCGGGGGCGGCCGACGATGTGCCGGCGGGCCATCGGACGCCCGGGGCGGCCGTTCACGCGCGCGGGGCGTCCGGTGCACCAGTTCGCCTCCAACTCGGCCTTCGCGGAGCGGACGGTCGTCAAGGCGGTCCAGGCGGTGCGGATACCGAAGGACATCCCGCTGACCTCCGCCGCGCTGATCGGCTGCGGGGTGCTGACCGGGGTCGGCGCGGTGCTCAACCGGGCCCGGGTGGGCTTCGGCGAGAGCGTCGTCGTCATCGGCGCGGGCGGCATCGGGCTGAACGTCCTCCAGGGCGCGCGGCTCGCGGGCGCGCTGCGGATCGTCGCCGTGGACGCCAACCCGGGCAAGGAGGAGGTGGCCCGGAGGTTCGGGGCCACGCACTTCTTTTCCACGGTGGACGGCGTGCGGGAGGTGCTGCCGACGGGCGCGGACCATGTCTTCGAGTGCGTGGGCCGGGTGGAGCTGGTCCGCGCGGCGATCGACCTGCTCGACCGGCACGGCCAGGCGGTGCTGCTCGGGATGCCGGCGGCGACCGCGGAGGCGTCCTTCGTCGTCTCCTCCCTCTTCCTGGACAAGTCGATCCTCGGCTGCCGCTACGGCGCCTCCCGCCCCCAACGCGACATCGCCCTCTACGCCACCCTCTACACCGAGGGCCGCCTCCTCCTCGACGAACTCGTCACCCGCACCTACCCGGTGGAGGACTTCGAGAAGGCGACGGAGGACGCGGAGGCGGGGCGGGTGGCACGGGGGGTGCTCACCTTCTGA
- a CDS encoding SDR family oxidoreductase translates to MGNFLAGRVIAVTGAGRGIGRAVALAAAAEGARVVVNDYGVAVDGGSPASEVAEGVVKEIEAAGGQAVAVADDISTMAGGQRVVDTALEAFGRLDGAVCVAGILRERMLFNMTEEEWDPVVATHLKGTFTVFRAAAAVMRRQGSGTLIGFTSGNHQGSVSQANYSAAKGGIISLVRSAALGLHRYGVTANAVAPVARTRMSAGVPTELAEIGEPEDVAAMVIYLLSDRAAELGITGQVYTVAGAKIAVWAQPRELRAAYAEAGAWTPERIAAVLPGSVGTDPMPMLERLEEMRRAAAEGARPNG, encoded by the coding sequence GTGGGGAACTTCTTGGCCGGCAGGGTCATAGCCGTCACCGGCGCGGGGCGCGGCATCGGGCGGGCGGTCGCGCTGGCCGCGGCGGCCGAGGGGGCGCGGGTCGTCGTCAACGACTACGGCGTGGCCGTGGACGGGGGTTCGCCCGCGAGCGAGGTCGCCGAGGGGGTCGTCAAGGAGATCGAGGCGGCCGGCGGGCAGGCCGTCGCCGTCGCCGACGACATCTCCACCATGGCGGGCGGGCAGCGGGTTGTGGACACCGCCCTGGAGGCGTTCGGACGGCTCGACGGGGCGGTGTGCGTCGCCGGGATCCTGCGCGAGCGGATGCTGTTCAACATGACCGAGGAGGAGTGGGACCCGGTCGTCGCCACCCATCTCAAGGGCACGTTCACGGTCTTCCGGGCCGCCGCCGCCGTGATGCGCCGGCAGGGCTCGGGCACGCTGATCGGCTTCACCAGCGGCAACCACCAGGGGTCGGTGTCACAGGCCAACTACAGCGCGGCGAAGGGCGGGATCATCTCGCTGGTGCGCAGTGCGGCGCTCGGCCTGCACCGGTACGGGGTGACGGCGAACGCGGTGGCGCCGGTCGCGCGGACCCGGATGTCGGCGGGGGTGCCGACGGAGCTGGCGGAGATCGGCGAGCCGGAGGACGTCGCCGCCATGGTGATTTACCTCTTGTCCGACCGCGCGGCCGAGCTGGGGATAACCGGACAGGTCTACACGGTCGCCGGTGCGAAGATCGCCGTGTGGGCCCAGCCGCGGGAGCTGCGGGCGGCCTACGCGGAAGCGGGCGCGTGGACTCCGGAGCGGATCGCCGCGGTGCTGCCGGGGTCGGTGGGGACGGATCCGATGCCGATGCTGGAGCGGCTGGAGGAGATGCGGCGGGCGGCGGCGGAGGGGGCGCGGCCCAACGGGTGA
- a CDS encoding ATP-binding protein, which produces MQLEIRPDPAEVGRARRWARSRLAGSGIGPDEPLAETLILLISELVTNAVLHTGRPAVLRLSLPGHDGDGEATVRLEVADSSERAPVPRCAGDEATNGRGLALVDGLADRWGWSVEGGGKRIWCELDRCARPYEETAERGGAADLGGAVCHASTYEGFAFEVV; this is translated from the coding sequence GTGCAACTGGAGATCCGGCCCGACCCCGCTGAGGTGGGGCGCGCCCGCAGGTGGGCCCGTTCGCGCCTCGCCGGGTCCGGCATAGGGCCCGACGAGCCGCTCGCCGAGACCCTGATCCTGCTCATCTCCGAACTCGTCACCAACGCCGTGCTGCACACCGGGCGTCCGGCCGTGCTCCGGCTGTCCCTGCCCGGCCACGACGGCGACGGCGAGGCCACCGTCCGCCTGGAGGTGGCCGACAGCAGCGAGCGGGCCCCCGTGCCCCGCTGCGCGGGCGACGAGGCCACCAACGGCCGCGGCCTCGCCCTCGTCGACGGCCTCGCGGACCGCTGGGGCTGGAGCGTCGAGGGCGGCGGCAAGCGGATCTGGTGCGAACTGGACCGCTGTGCGCGGCCGTACGAGGAGACGGCCGAGCGGGGCGGGGCGGCGGACCTCGGCGGCGCGGTCTGTCACGCGTCGACCTACGAGGGGTTCGCCTTCGAGGTCGTGTGA
- a CDS encoding acyl-CoA dehydrogenase family protein — protein MDLSDTPSDAEFRARLREWLGKVLPTLPPPPPPDDWPGRRAHDLGWQRTLYDAGYADVHWAASPAVRMIFLEETERAGAPYVGANFVGLLHAGPTIAAEGTAAQRERWLPPILRGEEVWCQGFSEPGAGSDLASLRTRAWRDGDDYVVSGSKIWTSHAEVADWCELLVRTDPAAPRHRGITWLALRMDAPGVTVRPLRTLAGSAEFAEVFLDDVRVPVAHRVGEENDGWRVTMVTLSFERGTAFVGEVVACRRVLGELAREARRNGRWDDPALRRRLGLLDAEFRALWRLTQWNVSAAAAGGVPGPGGSVFKLRYSHARQELYDAAAEVLGDDALDLDRPWVLDRLSSLSYTIAAGTSQIQRTIVAERILGLPRGR, from the coding sequence GTGGACCTCTCGGACACCCCGAGCGACGCCGAGTTCCGTGCCCGGCTGCGGGAGTGGCTGGGCAAGGTGCTGCCCACGCTCCCGCCCCCGCCGCCCCCGGACGACTGGCCGGGCCGCCGCGCGCACGACCTCGGCTGGCAGCGGACCCTGTACGACGCCGGGTACGCGGACGTGCACTGGGCGGCCTCCCCGGCGGTACGGATGATCTTCCTGGAGGAGACCGAGCGGGCCGGCGCGCCCTATGTGGGCGCCAACTTCGTCGGACTGCTGCACGCGGGTCCGACCATCGCCGCCGAGGGGACGGCGGCCCAACGGGAGCGCTGGCTGCCGCCGATCCTGCGCGGCGAGGAGGTCTGGTGCCAGGGGTTCAGCGAACCCGGCGCCGGATCCGACCTCGCGTCGCTGCGCACACGCGCGTGGCGCGACGGCGACGACTACGTGGTGAGCGGCTCCAAGATCTGGACCTCGCACGCCGAGGTCGCCGACTGGTGCGAACTGCTGGTGCGCACCGACCCGGCCGCCCCCAGGCACCGGGGCATCACCTGGCTCGCGCTGCGCATGGACGCGCCCGGGGTGACGGTCCGCCCGCTGCGCACGCTCGCCGGATCCGCCGAGTTCGCCGAGGTGTTCCTCGACGACGTGCGGGTGCCGGTCGCGCACCGGGTGGGGGAGGAGAACGACGGCTGGCGCGTGACGATGGTGACGCTGTCCTTCGAGCGCGGCACGGCCTTCGTCGGCGAGGTCGTCGCCTGCCGGCGCGTGCTCGGCGAACTGGCCCGTGAGGCGCGCCGCAACGGCCGCTGGGACGATCCGGCGCTGCGCCGGCGGCTCGGGCTGCTGGACGCCGAGTTCCGCGCCCTGTGGCGCCTCACGCAGTGGAACGTGAGCGCGGCCGCGGCCGGCGGGGTCCCCGGCCCCGGCGGTTCGGTCTTCAAACTGAGGTACTCGCACGCGCGTCAGGAGCTGTACGACGCGGCGGCCGAGGTGCTGGGCGACGACGCCCTCGACCTGGACCGGCCCTGGGTGCTCGACCGGCTCTCCTCGCTGTCGTACACGATCGCGGCCGGTACCTCGCAGATCCAGCGGACGATCGTGGCCGAGCGGATCCTGGGCCTGCCCAGGGGGCGCTGA
- a CDS encoding acyl-CoA dehydrogenase family protein, whose translation MDFGFDAVDDGFRAEARVWLAEHAPGASDRRGWERTLGAAGWIGLGWREGGYGNRTATLTQQVAWAEEYARSAAPARSGHIGENLLAPTLLAHGSAEQKDRFLPPIAAGAELWCQGYSEPGAGSDLAGVRTRAERSADGFRVTGQKIWTSLAHEADWCFVLARSDPESTRHRGLTFLLVPMDQPGRIEVRPIRQLTGTSDFNEVFFDGARAAHVVGAEGDGWRVAMSLLGFERGVSTLAQQIGFAEELGRVIRAAVASGAADDPVTRERLVGLWAELRTMRWNALRTLGGSGGPGAPSVAKLLWAGWHQRLGEAAVGVRGAPASAGPSDWTPTTPYELDEAQRLFLFSRADTIYGGSDQIQRTIIAERVLGLPRERKGAV comes from the coding sequence GTGGATTTCGGGTTCGATGCGGTGGACGACGGCTTTCGTGCCGAGGCGCGTGTCTGGCTCGCCGAGCACGCGCCGGGGGCCTCGGACCGGCGGGGCTGGGAGCGGACGCTCGGGGCCGCGGGATGGATCGGCCTGGGCTGGCGGGAGGGCGGGTACGGCAACCGGACCGCCACCCTCACCCAACAGGTCGCCTGGGCCGAGGAGTACGCGCGCTCGGCGGCCCCGGCGCGCTCCGGGCACATCGGGGAGAACCTCCTCGCGCCGACCCTGCTCGCGCACGGCTCGGCGGAACAGAAGGACCGGTTCCTGCCGCCGATCGCGGCGGGCGCGGAACTGTGGTGCCAGGGGTACAGCGAGCCCGGCGCGGGCTCGGACCTGGCCGGGGTGCGCACCCGGGCGGAGCGGTCGGCCGACGGCTTCCGGGTCACCGGCCAGAAGATCTGGACCTCGCTCGCCCATGAGGCGGACTGGTGCTTCGTGCTCGCCCGCAGCGATCCGGAGTCGACGCGGCACAGGGGCCTGACCTTCCTGCTGGTGCCGATGGACCAGCCGGGCCGTATCGAGGTGCGGCCGATCCGTCAGCTCACCGGCACCAGCGACTTCAACGAGGTGTTCTTCGACGGGGCGCGCGCCGCGCACGTGGTCGGCGCGGAGGGCGACGGCTGGCGGGTCGCGATGAGCCTGCTCGGCTTCGAGCGGGGGGTGTCGACGCTCGCCCAGCAGATCGGGTTCGCCGAGGAGCTGGGGCGGGTGATCCGGGCGGCCGTGGCGTCCGGGGCGGCCGACGACCCGGTGACGCGCGAGCGGCTGGTGGGGCTGTGGGCCGAGCTGCGGACCATGCGGTGGAACGCGCTGCGGACGCTGGGCGGTTCCGGCGGGCCGGGCGCGCCCAGTGTCGCCAAGCTGCTGTGGGCCGGCTGGCACCAGCGGCTCGGGGAGGCCGCGGTGGGGGTGCGGGGCGCGCCGGCGAGCGCGGGCCCCTCGGACTGGACGCCCACGACGCCGTACGAACTGGACGAGGCGCAGCGGCTGTTCCTGTTCTCCCGGGCCGACACGATCTACGGCGGCTCGGACCAGATCCAGCGCACGATCATCGCCGAGCGGGTGCTCGGCCTGCCGAGAGAGCGCAAGGGGGCCGTCTGA
- a CDS encoding acyl-CoA dehydrogenase family protein — translation MRFQLSDDQRALRTGMRELLARRFDREALRAAVGRPGLDRALWRELGAAGFFALRLPEAEGGVGLGLPEAVLVFEEAGRVLLPGPLIATHLAAGTVPGAAEGETVVAAADGGGLLEWRDAADVVLGETEGPGGTEGPGEAEGPGPGEAVALRSVDPLTPLHRVRARGAPDPVAVLLTAAEQLGTATRACELAVEHARTREQFGRPIGAFQAVQHLCADLLARVETARAALYAAAVTSAPADIAAARLLADEAAVRGARDCLQVHGGMGFTWEADVHLLLKRAWVRARRAGGGADAEELLARELLSGAGR, via the coding sequence ATGCGTTTCCAACTGAGCGACGACCAGCGGGCGTTGCGGACCGGGATGCGTGAGCTGCTGGCCCGGCGATTCGACCGGGAGGCGCTGCGCGCCGCCGTCGGACGGCCCGGCCTGGACCGGGCGCTGTGGCGGGAGCTGGGCGCGGCCGGGTTCTTCGCGCTGCGGCTGCCGGAGGCGGAGGGCGGGGTCGGACTCGGCCTGCCGGAGGCGGTGTTGGTGTTCGAGGAGGCCGGCCGGGTGCTGCTGCCGGGACCCCTGATCGCCACCCACCTCGCCGCCGGGACCGTACCCGGCGCGGCCGAGGGGGAGACGGTCGTGGCGGCCGCCGACGGCGGCGGACTGCTGGAGTGGCGGGACGCGGCGGACGTCGTCCTGGGGGAGACCGAGGGACCTGGGGGGACCGAGGGGCCCGGGGAGGCCGAGGGGCCCGGTCCCGGGGAGGCCGTGGCGCTGCGCTCGGTGGACCCGCTGACGCCGCTGCACCGGGTACGCGCGCGGGGCGCCCCGGACCCGGTGGCCGTCCTGCTCACGGCCGCCGAGCAGCTCGGCACCGCCACGCGCGCGTGCGAGCTGGCCGTGGAACACGCGCGGACCCGCGAGCAGTTCGGACGGCCGATCGGGGCCTTCCAGGCGGTCCAGCATCTGTGCGCGGACCTGCTGGCGCGCGTCGAGACGGCCCGTGCGGCCCTCTACGCGGCCGCCGTGACCTCCGCCCCCGCCGACATCGCGGCGGCCCGTCTGCTGGCCGACGAGGCGGCCGTACGCGGCGCCCGGGACTGCCTCCAGGTGCACGGCGGCATGGGGTTCACCTGGGAGGCGGACGTCCATCTGCTGCTGAAACGGGCCTGGGTGCGCGCCCGCCGCGCGGGGGGCGGCGCGGACGCCGAGGAGCTGCTCGCGCGCGAACTGCTGTCCGGGGCGGGCCGGTAG